In Hasllibacter sp. MH4015, the following proteins share a genomic window:
- a CDS encoding TRAP transporter fused permease subunit has protein sequence MTDRTAETPLDDQDTGPVIAEGVDEEPVESNRRLFTGGRLLFIAALSTIYAGFHMAALNGLSLSNITGIEIGFLPQFPMETWNFRIVHIAGALVLGFALFSAHTFGGNPDEDRQTRLLGFLGIALALPVLYAGYTAMGFIGQITSGDLPQMGGLTTWASFPGTETFAAETYHFGLPLLVSTGGGILLGWFERQRRSDIAISDIVLALCAIVVALYLVAIYGTAARNSVGTPFVPIGVAFAATAGAALILELTRRVTGLALVVITGVFLAYTFTAHLLPGILAVQNPYSWQRFFGHVYSDAGILGPTTAVSSTYIILFIIFAAFLQASKVGDYFVNFAFAAAGRARGGPAKVAIFASGLMGMINGTSAGNVVATGSLTIPLMKKVGYHKKTAGAVEAAASTGGQIMPPIMGAGAFIMAEITGIPYQEIAIAAIIPAILYFASIYFMVDFEAAKLGMRGMREDELPKFKAMAQKVFLFLPIVILIVALFLGYSVIRAGTLATIAAVVVSWAAPQHFALRGGGWSIQRLLVVAISILTVLLTIVWLATPAPEPGQPQSDLINTLILVTGLVIAVSFVFISVLEFLRPGAQQGLGVKGMVRGLELAGVMSIQIIAVCACAGIIVGVISLTGVGARFSNVLLDLAGVSQLLALFFAMCIAILLGMGMPTTAAYAVAASVVAPGLVELGIPHLTAHFFVFYFAVVSAITPPVALASYAAAGISGANPMETSVASFKIGIAAFIVPFMFFYNGNLLMQGAELVEVGGEMVHQAPAWYNIVRALVTATVGIFLLTSGIQGWFMGGRAVWFLRVGLIIAALLLIAGGLVTDLAGIGLAVAIFAVQRFVKPAPMTTIPVRGAD, from the coding sequence ATGACCGACCGCACCGCCGAGACCCCGCTCGACGATCAGGATACCGGCCCCGTGATCGCCGAGGGCGTGGATGAGGAACCGGTTGAAAGCAACCGTCGCCTGTTCACCGGCGGCAGGCTTCTGTTCATCGCGGCACTCTCCACGATCTACGCGGGCTTTCACATGGCCGCGCTCAATGGCCTGTCGCTGTCGAACATCACGGGGATCGAGATCGGGTTCCTGCCGCAATTCCCGATGGAGACGTGGAATTTCCGCATCGTGCACATCGCGGGCGCGCTGGTTCTGGGCTTCGCGCTCTTCTCGGCGCATACGTTCGGCGGCAATCCCGATGAGGATCGGCAGACCCGCCTCCTGGGGTTCCTGGGCATCGCTCTGGCCCTGCCCGTGCTCTACGCGGGCTATACCGCGATGGGCTTCATCGGTCAGATCACGTCGGGCGACCTGCCGCAGATGGGTGGGCTGACGACATGGGCGTCCTTCCCGGGGACGGAGACCTTTGCCGCCGAAACCTACCATTTCGGCCTGCCATTGCTGGTCTCGACCGGCGGGGGGATTCTTCTTGGCTGGTTCGAGCGTCAGCGCCGGTCGGACATCGCAATATCCGACATCGTTCTTGCGCTTTGTGCCATCGTCGTCGCGCTCTACCTCGTAGCGATCTACGGCACCGCGGCGCGCAATTCGGTCGGCACGCCGTTCGTGCCCATCGGGGTCGCGTTCGCGGCCACAGCGGGCGCGGCGCTGATCCTCGAACTTACGCGCCGTGTCACGGGCCTCGCCCTTGTGGTCATCACCGGCGTGTTCCTTGCCTACACCTTCACCGCGCATCTGCTGCCCGGCATCCTGGCCGTCCAGAACCCCTATTCGTGGCAACGGTTCTTCGGCCATGTCTATTCGGATGCAGGCATCCTCGGGCCGACGACCGCCGTGTCTTCGACCTACATCATCCTCTTCATCATCTTCGCGGCCTTCCTCCAGGCCTCCAAGGTGGGCGATTATTTCGTCAACTTCGCTTTCGCCGCCGCCGGTCGGGCGCGCGGCGGACCGGCGAAGGTCGCAATCTTCGCCTCCGGCCTGATGGGCATGATCAACGGCACCTCCGCGGGCAACGTCGTGGCCACCGGGTCGCTCACCATCCCGCTGATGAAAAAGGTCGGCTACCACAAGAAAACTGCCGGCGCGGTGGAGGCCGCGGCGTCCACCGGGGGCCAGATCATGCCACCGATCATGGGTGCGGGCGCCTTCATCATGGCCGAGATCACCGGCATCCCCTACCAGGAGATCGCGATTGCCGCGATCATTCCCGCCATCCTCTACTTCGCCTCGATTTACTTCATGGTCGATTTCGAGGCCGCCAAGCTTGGCATGCGCGGTATGCGCGAAGATGAGCTGCCGAAATTCAAGGCCATGGCGCAGAAGGTCTTCCTGTTCCTGCCCATCGTGATCCTGATTGTGGCGCTGTTCCTGGGCTATTCCGTCATACGCGCAGGCACATTGGCCACGATTGCGGCCGTCGTCGTGTCATGGGCCGCGCCACAACACTTCGCGCTGCGCGGGGGGGGCTGGTCAATCCAGCGCCTGCTTGTCGTCGCCATCTCGATCCTGACGGTCCTGCTGACGATCGTCTGGCTCGCCACGCCCGCGCCCGAGCCGGGGCAGCCGCAAAGCGACCTCATCAACACGCTGATCCTCGTGACCGGCCTCGTCATCGCGGTCAGCTTCGTGTTCATCTCCGTCTTGGAATTCCTGCGCCCCGGCGCGCAGCAGGGCCTGGGCGTCAAGGGCATGGTCCGGGGGCTGGAGCTCGCGGGCGTGATGTCGATCCAGATCATCGCGGTCTGCGCCTGTGCGGGCATCATCGTGGGCGTGATCTCACTCACCGGGGTGGGCGCGCGCTTCTCCAACGTGCTTCTCGACCTCGCGGGCGTCAGCCAGCTTCTGGCGCTGTTCTTCGCCATGTGCATCGCGATCCTTCTGGGCATGGGCATGCCGACAACCGCGGCCTACGCCGTCGCGGCCTCCGTCGTGGCGCCGGGCCTGGTGGAGTTGGGCATCCCCCACCTGACGGCGCACTTCTTCGTCTTCTACTTCGCGGTCGTCTCTGCCATCACGCCGCCCGTGGCGCTTGCCTCCTACGCAGCGGCGGGCATCTCGGGTGCCAACCCGATGGAAACTTCCGTCGCGTCGTTCAAGATCGGCATCGCCGCCTTCATCGTGCCCTTCATGTTCTTCTACAACGGCAACCTTTTGATGCAGGGTGCGGAACTGGTCGAAGTGGGTGGCGAGATGGTTCACCAGGCACCGGCGTGGTACAATATCGTGCGTGCGCTCGTTACCGCGACGGTAGGCATTTTCCTGCTGACCTCCGGCATCCAGGGCTGGTTCATGGGCGGACGGGCCGTCTGGTTCCTGCGCGTGGGGCTTATCATCGCCGCGCTCCTTTTGATCGCGGGCGGTCTCGTCACCGACCTCGCGGGCATCGGCCTTGCCGTTGCGATCTTCGCGGTCCAGCGCTTCGTCAAACCCGCGCCGATGACGACGATCCCGGTGCGCGGCGCCGATTGA
- a CDS encoding nitroreductase family protein yields MFARSHLTYEALPLPDRIAVDDTAMRAAAQAAYDDIRTRHTVRDYAETPVPRDVIESCVMAAGTAPSGANHQPWHFVAIADPALKARIREEAELEEQRFYDGGAGDEWLKALEPIGTDASKPHLTTAPWLIVIFAQRWGAFDDGTRFKNYHVPESVGIATGFLIWALHRAGLSVLTHTPNPMKFLNGALDRPASEKPTMILAVGHAAPDATVPAVAKIKKPLTEILSIKD; encoded by the coding sequence ATGTTCGCGCGATCCCACCTGACATACGAGGCGCTGCCCCTGCCCGACCGGATCGCGGTGGATGACACCGCCATGCGCGCCGCCGCACAGGCCGCCTACGACGATATCCGCACCCGCCACACGGTCCGCGATTACGCGGAGACGCCCGTCCCCCGCGACGTGATCGAAAGCTGCGTCATGGCCGCCGGAACGGCCCCTTCGGGCGCAAACCACCAGCCATGGCATTTCGTAGCCATCGCCGATCCGGCGCTCAAGGCCCGCATCCGCGAGGAAGCGGAACTGGAGGAGCAGCGCTTTTATGACGGCGGCGCGGGCGATGAATGGCTCAAGGCGTTGGAGCCCATCGGGACCGACGCCTCCAAACCGCACCTGACCACCGCGCCATGGCTGATCGTGATCTTCGCGCAGCGTTGGGGCGCCTTCGACGACGGCACGCGGTTCAAGAATTACCACGTGCCCGAAAGCGTCGGCATCGCGACGGGCTTCCTGATCTGGGCGCTGCACCGCGCCGGGCTGTCGGTTCTTACCCACACGCCGAACCCGATGAAATTCCTCAACGGCGCCCTCGATCGCCCGGCCTCCGAGAAACCGACGATGATCCTCGCCGTGGGGCACGCCGCGCCCGATGCGACCGTGCCCGCCGTCGCCAAAATCAAGAAACCGCTGACCGAAATCCTCAGCATCAAGGACTAG
- a CDS encoding TAXI family TRAP transporter solute-binding subunit: protein MTFTKLGALTLTTAIVATSAFADGHQDRTGWPESFTLGTASQGGTYFAYGSGWANLVAEELGISGGAEVTGGPMQNMALVHTGEAQFGMTTMGPAADSLAGNNPIAPGLQMTNACAMFPMYETPFYIAALASSGINSVSEIPAGALMGFGPAGSTADTYFPRMMEALGAEVERRNGSFNDMGSQLQDGLLDVWGVAGGVPTPAISQLEAQTEISIIEMSEDELATILESFPVSPFEITAETYQALDAASPAVSMWNFAIANCELPDSFVYAVVDTIMADNERMVNIHRAATATLPENWDANNGVMMWHPGAAQWFTENAGAEIAADMIHGN from the coding sequence ATGACTTTCACGAAATTGGGCGCGCTGACGCTCACCACTGCCATTGTGGCCACGTCCGCGTTCGCCGACGGCCACCAGGACCGCACCGGCTGGCCCGAAAGCTTCACGCTCGGCACCGCAAGCCAGGGCGGCACCTACTTCGCCTATGGCTCCGGCTGGGCCAACCTGGTGGCGGAAGAGCTGGGCATCTCCGGCGGCGCCGAAGTGACTGGCGGCCCGATGCAGAACATGGCGCTGGTCCATACGGGCGAGGCACAGTTCGGCATGACCACGATGGGCCCGGCGGCGGATTCGCTTGCGGGCAACAACCCGATCGCACCCGGTCTGCAAATGACCAATGCCTGCGCGATGTTCCCGATGTACGAGACGCCGTTCTACATCGCGGCGCTTGCCTCTTCGGGCATCAACTCCGTGTCCGAAATCCCGGCCGGCGCGCTGATGGGCTTCGGCCCTGCAGGCTCCACCGCCGACACCTACTTCCCGCGCATGATGGAAGCCCTCGGCGCAGAGGTGGAGCGTCGCAACGGCAGCTTCAACGACATGGGCAGCCAGCTGCAGGACGGTCTTCTGGATGTATGGGGCGTTGCAGGTGGCGTTCCGACGCCCGCGATCAGCCAGCTTGAGGCGCAGACCGAGATCTCCATCATCGAGATGAGCGAGGACGAGCTTGCCACGATCCTCGAAAGCTTCCCGGTATCGCCGTTCGAGATCACGGCGGAGACGTACCAGGCCCTCGATGCCGCCTCACCCGCCGTGTCGATGTGGAACTTCGCCATCGCCAATTGCGAGTTGCCCGACAGCTTCGTCTACGCGGTCGTGGACACGATCATGGCCGACAACGAGCGGATGGTGAACATCCACCGCGCGGCCACCGCAACGCTGCCCGAGAACTGGGATGCGAATAACGGTGTGATGATGTGGCACCCCGGTGCGGCCCAGTGGTTCACCGAAAATGCCGGGGCGGAAATCGCTGCCGACATGATCCACGGTAACTGA
- a CDS encoding cytochrome P450, with product MPVLNQSPTADDFVQNPYPFYDRARAAGPLFHWADYDLPCTTTHELTSLILRDRRFGREPVQALPIPDHLKPFYAVEAHSMLELEPPRHTRLRGLVLRAFTSRRIAGLAPEITQLTHDLIDAFPGGAHDLLDTFCRPLPVTIIARLLGVPEAMAPDLLRWSNAMVMMYQAGRTPEDERKAVAATEDFVAFLRSYVAEKRTRPADDLISALIAAEEAGEKLSTDELITTCILLLNAGHEATVHSLGNAIKLCLEQGHRPPTKASPFTEEMLRIDPPLHMFTRHAYEEVTLAGHTFRRGDQVGLLLAAANRDPAAYPDPETFDATRFSASRKPPAQLAFGAGLHFCVGAPLARLELDIALPSLFARRPDLALARPPRYADIFHFHGLDALMVR from the coding sequence CTGCCCGTCCTAAACCAATCGCCCACGGCGGACGATTTCGTTCAGAACCCCTACCCGTTCTACGACCGCGCGCGCGCCGCTGGGCCGCTGTTTCACTGGGCGGACTATGACCTGCCCTGCACCACGACCCATGAGTTGACGAGCCTGATCCTGCGCGACCGGCGTTTCGGGCGGGAGCCTGTGCAGGCGCTGCCGATCCCCGATCACCTCAAACCCTTTTACGCGGTCGAGGCCCATTCGATGCTGGAGCTGGAGCCGCCCCGCCACACCCGCCTGCGCGGCCTTGTCCTGCGCGCCTTCACCTCGCGCCGCATCGCCGGGCTCGCACCCGAGATCACGCAGCTCACCCATGACCTTATCGACGCCTTTCCGGGCGGTGCGCACGATCTGCTCGACACGTTCTGTCGCCCCCTCCCCGTGACGATCATCGCGCGCCTGTTGGGCGTACCCGAGGCGATGGCCCCCGACCTGCTGCGCTGGTCCAACGCGATGGTGATGATGTACCAGGCGGGCCGTACCCCCGAAGACGAGCGCAAAGCGGTCGCCGCCACCGAGGATTTCGTGGCCTTCCTGCGCAGCTACGTTGCCGAGAAGCGCACCCGTCCCGCCGATGATCTGATCTCCGCCCTCATCGCGGCGGAGGAGGCGGGAGAGAAATTGTCCACCGACGAACTCATCACCACCTGCATCCTGCTGCTGAACGCGGGGCATGAGGCGACAGTGCATTCGCTTGGCAATGCCATCAAGCTTTGCCTCGAACAGGGACATCGCCCCCCCACCAAGGCCAGCCCCTTCACCGAAGAGATGTTGCGCATCGACCCGCCGCTCCACATGTTCACGCGCCACGCCTACGAGGAGGTGACGCTGGCCGGCCACACCTTCCGACGCGGCGATCAGGTGGGCCTTCTTCTGGCCGCGGCCAATCGCGATCCCGCCGCCTACCCGGACCCGGAGACGTTCGACGCCACCCGGTTCTCCGCATCCCGAAAACCGCCCGCGCAACTGGCCTTCGGTGCGGGCCTGCATTTCTGCGTCGGCGCGCCGCTTGCGCGGTTGGAGCTTGATATCGCCCTGCCAAGCCTCTTTGCGCGCCGCCCCGACCTCGCGCTGGCCCGACCACCGCGTTACGCCGACATCTTCCATTTCCACGGGCTTGACGCTCTGATGGTGCGCTGA
- a CDS encoding sigma-54 dependent transcriptional regulator gives MSPAPPPDTAPVIFVDDEEDLRRAAEQTFSLAELPLLPCATAQEALAHVTPAFPGVIVTDIRMPGMDGTELMEAVLSRDPDMPVILVTGHGDVDLAVSSMQRGAYDFVEKPYNPARLVETVRRALEKRHLTMELRALTAGASEGGDDPIANRLIGRSAVMARLRADLRAVAATHADVLIEGATGTGKEVAARALHAASARAARPFVAINCAALPDAMIESELFGHAPGAFPGATRERYGKFEHARGGTLFLDQIDSLPLPVQGKLLTALQDRAITPLGSNEPVALDLRVVAASKRALAEAVAEGSFRDDLLYRLNVFTLRLPPLSARREDIPGLYQILLAKASAQHGRPVPRVTTDDLARLAARDWPGNVRELRNEAERAILGLDRSDLPQPTGRLSDRMAEHERGLIAAALAANSGVIKATYEALGISRKALYEKMQKHGLDRQAFRSD, from the coding sequence ATGAGCCCTGCCCCGCCTCCCGACACCGCGCCCGTGATCTTCGTCGATGATGAAGAGGATCTGCGCCGCGCGGCGGAACAGACGTTTTCCCTGGCTGAGCTTCCCCTGCTGCCCTGCGCCACGGCGCAGGAGGCCCTGGCCCATGTCACCCCCGCCTTCCCCGGCGTGATTGTGACCGACATCCGGATGCCCGGCATGGACGGCACGGAGTTGATGGAGGCGGTCCTGTCGCGCGACCCCGACATGCCGGTGATCCTCGTGACGGGACACGGCGACGTGGATCTCGCCGTCAGCTCCATGCAGCGCGGCGCCTATGATTTTGTCGAAAAACCCTACAATCCCGCGCGATTGGTCGAAACCGTGCGGCGCGCACTGGAAAAGCGCCACCTGACGATGGAATTGCGCGCCCTGACCGCCGGGGCCTCGGAAGGGGGGGATGATCCCATCGCCAACCGCCTGATCGGGCGCAGTGCGGTCATGGCGCGTCTGCGCGCCGATCTGCGCGCCGTGGCCGCCACGCACGCCGATGTCCTGATCGAAGGGGCCACCGGCACCGGCAAGGAGGTCGCGGCCCGCGCGCTCCACGCCGCCTCCGCGCGGGCGGCGCGGCCCTTCGTGGCGATCAATTGCGCCGCATTGCCCGACGCGATGATCGAGTCGGAGCTTTTCGGCCACGCGCCGGGCGCATTCCCCGGCGCCACGCGGGAGCGGTACGGCAAATTCGAACACGCCCGCGGCGGCACGCTCTTTCTCGACCAGATCGACAGTCTGCCGCTGCCGGTGCAGGGCAAATTGCTGACCGCGCTCCAGGACCGCGCCATCACGCCCCTTGGCTCCAATGAGCCGGTGGCTCTGGACCTGAGGGTCGTCGCGGCGTCCAAGCGCGCCCTGGCCGAGGCGGTCGCCGAAGGGTCCTTTCGCGACGATCTGCTCTATCGTCTGAACGTCTTCACCCTGCGCTTGCCCCCGCTTTCGGCCCGGCGGGAGGATATTCCCGGCCTCTACCAGATCCTCCTGGCCAAGGCGTCGGCACAGCATGGCCGGCCCGTACCGCGCGTGACGACCGATGATCTTGCCCGCCTCGCCGCCCGTGACTGGCCCGGCAATGTGCGCGAGCTGCGGAATGAGGCGGAGCGGGCGATCCTGGGCCTCGACCGATCCGACCTGCCCCAGCCCACCGGCCGATTGTCCGATAGAATGGCCGAGCACGAGCGGGGCCTGATCGCCGCCGCCCTCGCCGCCAATTCCGGTGTCATCAAGGCCACGTATGAGGCCTTGGGGATCAGCCGCAAAGCCCTTTACGAGAAGATGCAGAAGCACGGATTGGACCGGCAGGCTTTCCGCAGCGACTGA
- a CDS encoding M50 family metallopeptidase has product MGDAPLFTLRGPWRIPIQFNSSLLFLAFLFGFLFIDRGIGPAAIAFAMIIVAILLHELGHAAACVAQGVPVQRVVLFGGGGYCEYSGHVTPRQTEFIAVAGPLVNLALWAIATLALPSLAVEIIPAMEINGRTTTPFVSGGQAYRLLETFAQLNLFLALFNLVPVLPLDGGRLLHSWLHRFVRGVTANRIIGGVGVLLSVLWIPLMFAAFFTFGFVLLFFPNLMLHWRLLRRGYG; this is encoded by the coding sequence ATGGGCGACGCGCCGCTGTTCACGCTTCGCGGTCCGTGGCGCATCCCGATCCAGTTCAACAGCAGCCTGTTGTTTCTGGCCTTTCTCTTCGGGTTTCTGTTCATCGACCGGGGCATCGGTCCTGCCGCAATCGCTTTCGCCATGATTATCGTCGCGATCTTGCTCCACGAGCTTGGTCACGCCGCCGCCTGTGTCGCCCAGGGCGTGCCGGTGCAGCGGGTCGTGTTGTTCGGCGGCGGCGGGTATTGCGAATATTCCGGCCATGTCACGCCCCGGCAGACGGAGTTCATCGCCGTCGCCGGGCCGCTGGTGAACCTCGCGCTCTGGGCCATCGCAACCTTGGCGCTGCCCTCGCTGGCCGTCGAAATCATCCCGGCAATGGAAATCAATGGCCGCACCACGACCCCGTTTGTGTCGGGCGGTCAGGCCTATCGCCTGTTGGAAACCTTTGCGCAACTCAATCTGTTTCTGGCGCTCTTCAACCTCGTGCCTGTCCTGCCGCTCGATGGGGGGCGGCTTCTGCATTCGTGGTTGCACCGCTTCGTGCGCGGCGTCACGGCCAACAGGATCATCGGCGGCGTCGGCGTTTTGCTGTCGGTTCTGTGGATACCGCTGATGTTCGCGGCTTTCTTCACGTTCGGCTTCGTGCTGCTGTTCTTCCCGAACCTGATGCTGCATTGGCGATTGTTGCGGAGAGGGTACGGCTGA
- a CDS encoding ATP-binding protein, translating into MVESAPLSPARPRASRPRRAIWAVALTVVLGLGILLALSPRIERIYLRQAGTEDTATLQLATEVLRGALERTEALPALIAERPILRQLLAEPGNEGLAPFTNEMLRNMALSLDVSDIYVMDVEGHTIAASNYRADRSFIGQNFAYRPYFTDAMNAGLGRFHALGTTSGQRGYFFAAPILDNTLIVGVVAVKLSLDEFEDAWQESDASIIVTDTNNVIFLSDRPDWHFATLGPLPPAALDRIEATRQYPAARLTPLTVASERLSDGLDLTTVGEEAFVQQTALIAAPGWRVSILTPTGPAIQQAWSTMFLMALVVVMLGLVIATILGRRARLIERLAAEQSLAALLEARVAERTAELKDEVEERRATEDRLRRTQAELVQAGKLAALGSMSAALSHEFNQPLAAVKSYAENAGTFLDRARVADARDNISRISALADRMATISKHLRNFARRPQDKTGPVSLGPIVRDALELMDARLRAEGADVVFTPPEVDIWARGGPVRLQQVVVNLLGNALDAMADQDMRPIHLTVTGGDAPEIRVRDFGPGLSDDALAQAFDPFFTTKDPGHGLGLGLSISYNIIRDFGGRLLAENAPDGGAIFRVTLEAAAPDAPEMAAE; encoded by the coding sequence ATGGTCGAGTCAGCCCCGCTTTCCCCCGCGCGCCCGCGCGCCAGCCGCCCCCGGCGTGCGATCTGGGCCGTTGCGCTTACCGTGGTCCTGGGCCTTGGCATCTTGCTGGCGCTTTCGCCGCGCATCGAACGGATCTACCTGCGCCAGGCCGGGACGGAGGACACCGCCACCCTGCAACTGGCAACCGAGGTTTTGCGCGGGGCGTTGGAGCGGACGGAAGCGCTGCCGGCCCTGATCGCGGAACGCCCCATTTTGCGACAATTGCTGGCCGAGCCGGGGAATGAGGGGCTCGCCCCCTTCACGAACGAGATGCTGCGCAATATGGCCCTGTCGCTGGACGTGTCCGATATCTACGTCATGGATGTCGAGGGCCACACGATCGCCGCGTCCAATTACCGGGCTGACCGCTCCTTCATCGGACAGAATTTCGCCTATCGCCCCTATTTCACCGATGCGATGAATGCCGGCCTGGGCCGGTTCCATGCCCTTGGCACCACGTCGGGGCAGCGTGGCTATTTCTTCGCGGCGCCCATCCTCGACAACACGCTGATCGTCGGGGTCGTGGCTGTGAAACTGAGCCTCGATGAATTCGAGGATGCGTGGCAGGAAAGCGATGCGTCGATCATCGTGACCGACACCAACAACGTGATCTTCCTGTCCGACCGACCAGATTGGCATTTCGCCACGCTCGGCCCATTGCCCCCCGCCGCGCTCGACCGGATCGAGGCGACACGCCAATACCCCGCGGCCCGCCTGACCCCGTTGACCGTCGCCTCCGAGCGATTGAGCGATGGCCTCGACCTGACCACCGTCGGGGAGGAGGCGTTCGTGCAACAAACCGCTCTGATCGCCGCGCCGGGGTGGCGCGTTTCGATCCTGACGCCGACCGGTCCCGCAATCCAGCAGGCGTGGAGCACGATGTTTCTCATGGCGCTTGTCGTGGTGATGCTGGGGCTTGTGATCGCCACCATCCTTGGCCGCCGCGCGCGCCTGATCGAACGGCTGGCCGCCGAGCAATCCCTTGCGGCCCTGTTGGAGGCTCGCGTGGCGGAACGCACGGCAGAGCTCAAAGACGAGGTGGAGGAGCGGCGCGCGACCGAGGATCGTCTGCGCCGTACCCAGGCGGAGCTTGTGCAGGCGGGCAAGCTGGCAGCACTTGGGTCGATGTCCGCCGCGCTCAGCCACGAATTCAACCAGCCCCTCGCCGCCGTGAAATCCTACGCGGAAAATGCGGGCACCTTCCTCGATCGCGCGCGGGTCGCGGATGCGCGCGACAACATCTCGCGCATCTCCGCGCTGGCCGACCGGATGGCCACGATCTCCAAGCATCTGCGCAATTTCGCCCGCCGCCCGCAGGACAAAACCGGTCCGGTCTCCCTCGGGCCGATTGTCCGTGACGCGTTGGAACTGATGGATGCGCGCCTGCGTGCGGAGGGGGCGGATGTGGTCTTCACGCCGCCCGAGGTCGATATCTGGGCGCGCGGCGGGCCGGTGCGGTTGCAACAGGTCGTCGTGAACCTGCTGGGCAATGCACTCGACGCGATGGCGGATCAGGACATGCGTCCGATCCACCTTACCGTGACCGGGGGGGACGCACCGGAAATCCGCGTGCGCGATTTCGGCCCCGGCCTGTCCGACGACGCGCTGGCCCAGGCGTTCGATCCGTTCTTCACCACCAAGGATCCCGGTCACGGACTGGGCCTGGGTCTGTCGATTTCCTACAATATCATCCGCGATTTCGGCGGGCGGCTGCTGGCGGAGAATGCACCGGATGGCGGCGCGATCTTCCGCGTGACGCTGGAGGCGGCCGCCCCCGACGCGCCCGAGATGGCCGCCGAATGA